A window of the Lactuca sativa cultivar Salinas chromosome 7, Lsat_Salinas_v11, whole genome shotgun sequence genome harbors these coding sequences:
- the LOC111893941 gene encoding probable aspartic proteinase GIP2, protein MASSSFSSLSLTLLCFLLILIVSSSVAQTSSRPKALLLKVTKDAKTLQYVTQVSQRTPLIPVKLTLDLGGDYMWVNCERGYTSSTYRPAPCGSAACQLLNTTSCTTECYSAPAPDCYNNTCGHGPTNSVANTGTSGQLGADVFAIQSTDGKNVLEVVTDPRLYFVCGNNFIEAGLASGVTGMAGLGRTGASLPAQLSSYFRFDPKFALCLSSSTRSSGVVFFGNGPYTLLPNVDASSSLTYTPLIINPVTENGFLGDASPKYFIGVTSIKINDKRVPINESLLSIDAEGYGGTTISTADPYTVLETSIYSAVVAAFVKAMPKNVQRVPSVAPFGACFSSNNISSTRLGPGVPSIDLVLQSKSVYWRIVGANSMVEVKKNVLCLGFVEARTDFRPRFAVVIGGHQIEDNLLQFDLSTSRLGFSSSLLGRSTTCANFNFTSTA, encoded by the coding sequence AtggcttcttcttctttttcttcacttTCACTCACTCTGCTTTGCTTTCTCTTGATTTTAATTGTGTCTTCATCAGTAGCCCAAACCTCATCACGCCCGAAGGCACTTCTTCTGAAGGTAACCAAAGATGCCAAAACACTTCAATATGTCACTCAAGTTTCCCAAAGAACACCTCTGATACCTGTCAAATTGACCCTCGATCTTGGTGGCGACTACATGTGGGTCAACTGTGAGCGAGGCTACACCTCCTCCACCTACCGGCCGGCACCTTGTGGCTCCGCCGCATGCCAACTTCTGAACACCACTTCATGCACAACCGAATGTTATTCTGCACCAGCTCCCGACTGCTACAATAACACTTGTGGGCATGGACCTACCAACTCCGTCGCTAATACCGGCACCAGTGGTCAGCTTGGTGCAGATGTATTCGCCATACAGTCAACCGACGGAAAGAACGTTTTGGAAGTCGTTACCGACCCTCGTCTTTATTTCGTCTGTGGAAATAACTTCATTGAAGCTGGTCTTGCTAGTGGGGTTACTGGCATGGCTGGTCTTGGAAGAACCGGAGCTTCACTTCCTGCACAGTTATCTTCATATTTTAGATTCGATCCAAAATTTGCTCTCTGTTTGAGTTCCTCAACCAGATCAAGTGGGGTTGTGTTCTTTGGGAATGGACCATATACGTTGCTTCCAAATGTTGATGCTTCCTCATCTCTTACCTACACCCCTCTCATCATAAACCCTGTTACTGAAAATGGGTTTTTGGGTGACGCTTCTCCTAAATACTTCATAGGAGTTACATCAATCAAGATCAATGACAAACGTGTGCCAATCAACGAATCCTTGCTGTCCATCGATGCTGAAGGTTATGGTGGGACAACTATTAGTACTGCCGATCCTTACACCGTCTTGGAAACTTCAATCTACAGTGCTGTTGTCGCTGCATTTGTAAAAGCAATGCCCAAGAATGTCCAAAGGGTTCCTTCAGTTGCACCCTTCGGAGCTTGTTTTAGCTCCAACAACATCAGTAGCACTCGTCTGGGTCCTGGTGTGCCTTCCATTGACCTTGTTTTGCAAAGCAAGAGTGTGTATTGGAGGATAGTTGGTGCCAACTCCATGGTTGAGGTGAAAAAGAATGTTTTGTGCCTTGGATTTGTTGAAGCACGTACGGATTTCCGACCTAGATTTGCAGTGGTTATTGGAGGGCATCAAATTGAAGACAATCTGTTACAGTTTGATCTTTCGACATCAAGGCTAGGATTCAGTTCCTCGCTTCTTGGTCGATCAACAACTTGTGCTAATTTCAACTTCACATCAACTGCTTGA